GTCTTTGAAAGTAAGGCGACGCGTATCCCAGAATGCACCTGTTGATGTACAGCTTCTTTCCTTCCAACACCAAAATGGTGTCGGTAAACTGATCTTCTTTTAGAAATGGTAGGTTGGTGGGCTCCTTTGGTCCTCTGTGATGGGGATGGTGCAAGTGGTACGCTGCCGACGATTTGGGATCCGCAGACGAATTCTGTGGAAAGGGTATGAAGGGTGTCCCAGACATGATGATGAAAGCGAAATTCacatataaaatttgaaatcaggATTGACGACATATAGGTATGTGTTTGTAACATGAGTTCTAGTTCAGTTGATAACAAAAAGGGCGTTTTGTAAAACGTTTAAAAGAATCCACTCTCTGGAACGTGAATATATGTGCATTTCTGATGGAATCTAAGTACAATTACTTGGCTAAGTTCTTTTTCTGTTGATACAATTGGAATTTTACGTTTcgtaaaagaaagaaattcatTCTCTGGAACGCGAACACaacattttcatttacattattcaaaaacaaatttaaatatatagcTGTTCAACGAGAACTTCTGATTActgctattgatttaaatttgcAGGATTGCGTCAATTGGTATTTGGGAATGCGTGAATAAAGTTAGTTTATTTGTCTGTCTGTGCTTCGTCTAATCGTGGATCAGGGGTTCGAATCCACGTTTCTGGAGAAGGAGTGGGGTCCACATTATGTTCTCCAATTATGGAGGTTTTTTTCTGTAGGAAAGATGAAAATTCCAtgatgggggtggggggggggggaggagtcCAGACTCGCCTATCGCCTAGAACTGGTAGCATGTTGCATGCAGACTTACTTCAATGTAAATAGATTACTAGTATATCTGTATTAAATGTTGTTATATGAATCTTAATTTTACTATACGCTCTTGTCCCTTTTTGATACTTACGTAGGAAACATTTCTTACTACGGCTGTGTAGTGTCAGGCTTTCACTCTGTCCaagagatagaaaaaaaaaccatcttgataaattgtgaaaacattGTTAAAAGTTTTTCCCCCTAACGCAGCTATTTAATGTGAATAAGTAGAATGCATcttcaaattgtttttaaaaactgcGTATTTTAAGTTTTGGATTAATGAACTTTTGGGTGaatcaattgttttttttttaaaagccaaaAGCTACCAAGAGCGTTTTACAATTCTAAACAGTCTTTACTATCTGATATAAATGCCTCTCCTAAATGTacatcatataaatattttattgatcaGTGTACTTTGCAGTCATTTCTGACAAAAAGAATTCCTTTACAGCATTAGAAACTCATATTTGAATGAAGATTATCATCTCATTGTCTTACCATCAAAACTGGTTACTACGATAATGTTCCGTTTGAAAGACGCTCATGTTCTTTATGTATTTaagatgaatatcattttattctgaaatgtccCTTTcatttaagagaaaaattcaGTAAAGAGTTCATTTTTATACATCAAACCCTCTgtctataattattattttttatttgtcatcAGAACTCCATGTGTAATCTTGATGTCTTTTCGACTGACCTATTTATTATATCTATATGTTTATATCAATtgtcttgtacatgtacatgacctATGAGTTGTTCACTTATAAACAATACAAACAATACGataacataaatacatgtaagataaAGGGTTACAATGGTATCGTTGTTGAATAAAAATCGTTTTCCTTTGGCTTATTTTTTGGGgtattattttgtatgtttataTCATTCTCATCATCAAAGGTCATTATCTGGCGCCATTTTCATTTGTTGATCTAACTGGCCTCGGTGTTTAGAAGTATGACATCGCTATTTTCGTATTTTGGCAAATTCCTCTATTACAATTGCTAgcgattttttttctcaaaaaaataACGCAAAAAGGGCATGACTAACCATTTTCATTGTATGAAAGATGTATTGTTTAAGATTGATTAttgatcatacaatttttttcttgttcaaAGCGTCTATGTAACATCTTACCGGGGTTGAATGTCAAAAGTTGTCTTTCCTGGTACCATATATTGCCAATGCgtgttattaaaagaaaaaataaattttcataaaatacatatgaaatatgttacatcgattttttaaaaataaaatagtgaatcATTATATGTAAATGGACCCAATAGCTTGGGCCTAAAATGGTATTTAATGCGAATAGAacgttttcatttattttcactcaTAACATATAAGTGTTACATGAGGTGCAGAAGAGTTACCTTATatgtacaattttaaaagtataagAAAAGCAGGATTTACAACAGAGAAACAGAATAaagtaaacaatgaattttttttatatagttgttatgtacatgtaggatgACCGaccaaatcaaatatttctctAATTAAAGTACACATTTTCATAAGAATTACATGATTTGAAGATGACATACACGTACAGCGTATaagaattctaaattttaaggtGTTTATGTTTTTAAGATAATACTGAATTACTAAACATATTTTCTTACATGTGACAATGCACTACATtctaaaacataatgaaatcCATCGCCAATTTGATTGGCCAACATAAGCCGTACTTGTGTATCATCAAAATCTGCATATTACATTagttttgaaatacatgtagtacatgcaTATTggacggtaaaaaaaaaaaaccttagtAAAAGGTAGTAATGATTTGTatgattttccttttttttaaaaagaggatatttttctatttcaaattgatgataaacatgaaaaataaaagttgtttacataaaatttatgCAAACAAAGGAAGCCCATTGTTTAGCGTTAAAGGAGGAAATATAATACATTGTTGTTTTATCGTGGTCGTGTGATTTGCGGAAATTTTTCATCTCCAAGTAGGTTTTATCTTTTATACGGCATAAGTTACTTCCCGTTAGACTCtgaaataaattatcaatgttTTGTTACAAAGGTGATAGATTTAGAGTGAATTTTGaagcatttttcaaaaattaactAAAACAAGGGATCTTGATCTGACTCAGGTTTGTACTTTTTTGTCCTGTTACCGAAACAGGGTGTTTTCAGTGTAAGTTTGTCTGTATAATAGGAAGAAGGTTCCAGGAAGctttatcagtttaattaaatccGTGCCCAGAAGCGTTCAGAAAATAATATATTCAAGTACTGTGcaatttctttatatttgaaagaattagattttgcatttaattaaaactttaatatctTGGACAGTTATTTggtttttattgtgttttattGTGTATAGTCAATACAATTGGGGTTTTCTCTTCTATATATGTTTGAAGAGGTTCAGAAAGACCccagtttaaaataaaacaaataccgTATAATTGAGGAATCATGCATGTAATCCTGCTGGTTATCTTTAAATTTAGCATACCAAAGAAGATGGCGCTGAGCTTAGATGATCGTATTCTTGGAGAGAAGGTGGACAACTATTGTAGCAGTGATGAAGGCGAACAAGAGGAGGAGGACAAACCTCAAAGAGAAATGGAACCAAAGGCTTCAAGCATTCCAGAACCTCAACTGAAGGACTACAACAAGTTCTCTACAAATGTTAGTCAATTTGATTCTGATTTAACCATTCCTGTTCCTAATTAGCAATGTCCCATAAAAATAACATCTTTGGGATGATACCGATCCTGTGAAATCATCATTGTTTTGGGGGGACCAATGTTTGTGGCTTTCGTGGGCAGCCTTtgcccatgaatttacatccccatgaacGTATATAAAGTATTTGCTTTAAAATGTGTATTAATAACTATTATCCTGAATTTGCTACCAACCAAATTCCATCCCAATGAACCAGGCAAATTTTGGCGACCCATGAACATTGACATCCAGGAATTAAAATGATTCTACactactttaaaattttattttgtgggCTGAGGATCAGAGAACCTTTATactgtttacatattttctcaGTGTCTAAATTCCTAACAAACATTAACAAAATAGCTTATAGcaaagattttaaagatattgataTATCTCAATTTAGttgaatgcaaaattaaatacTACCCGTTAATTATATTACATGTGTTGTTATTGTGTTAAATCTGATTCTATAATACATATTAACttacataatgaaaaaaattacatgtaaaaaatagttttgaatAGGCCTACATCAGTAATGTAACTTatacttaaaaattatcaattgaCCAAAATATAATTCTATGATGAGGAAAACATACTGTGTCATATTTACAGACAAACATTAATCAGTAAATGTGCCAGTACAATTTCTCTCAGCTGATATGAACTGGTTGATACATGAAAGATTTCACAAAGAATATGCTGTTGATTAAAATATCTGCTGACTTTATAGACAGGACCCAAGGGTGTGATCAATGACTGGCGAGAGTTCAAGAGGCTGGAAACTGAGAGGCGAGCAGAGCAGGAGAAAGAGAAACAAGCTCTGGCCAAAAAACTTTCAATGACATGTCGATCTCATGTAAGCCATTTTATTTCAGTCATTTGACTTTTACACATACATCTTACATAGTTTTCTTCCCTATCAGTTatactgattttaaaaataaatcaaaagggAATATTGAAAATGGATTCAAAAGACTTGCTTGGTGAAGAGATGCTTTTTCAAGGAATAAGaaatcagaaatgaatttgTTACTGTAATATAATTTATCCACTTGTGGGCAGCATTAAAACAATGATATCAAAATACTGTATTTCGTACTTGTACCATTTCAGTTAGATGATGAACGAGAGAAGGAAAATGACGACAAGTTGTTACAGGAATTGGAGAGTTTTGAAGacgaatttttaaaagaatacagaCAAAAGAGGATCGAAGAAATGAGAATAGCATTACAAAATGTGTAAGCATTAGTTAATTCTACTACAAAGTTAACAGGTTTTTGTTAGAagtcattttgatgaaatttcataatcagacaaattacatTGCTAGATGTTGGATATGACATTGGTGTAGACTGTCGGGTGATTTTTTTGGTTCCtcaaacttttatatttattttattgaaacttcttcaaatttaaaaaacaacaaaaaaaaaatcccagcAAATTGAAAGCCTTTATCTTTGTGTAAAATTCtcattatttaaaacaacaatgctaaaatacagtaaaatacAAACCAAGCTTATACAAAGCAAGGAGGACATCTACAAAGGTAGAAATTTACTATACATAGCGAATATTTCCATTGTGGAAAGCTGGTTGGTGCTACTAGGCACTAAGGTACTAGGGGAGGCTACTTTTATTCAGGACACATGGATTTAAGAATGTCCAGCCCTTGGGGCTATCAAATgcattacaataatatttttgtattataaacCAAAAAAGTTGCTTTTTCCTATTTCAGGCCAAAGTTTGGTAGAGTGGTTGAATTGAGCTCATCCAATTTTGTGGATGAAATTGATAAGGAGAAGCCCCAAGTCACCATTATAATTcatctgtatgaaaatgtaAGTGCAGTCATTTCTCTTTTTTGAtagaaaactttataaaaagCTTTTGTCAATCGTGGTCTGTTGAAATTAATAGCTAGGTTAAATCCttctttatatattataaatttacAGAATGTTGAGGCATGTGAAGCCATGAATGGCTGCTTGAGCTGTCTTGCCCAGGAATATCCAACGGTCAAGTTCTGTAAGATCAGGGCATCGGATACAAGTCTCAGTCACAAGTTTGTAAGTATATCACATGATCGACAAAATGTATCATGTAACTTCTTACTACTTCATGATCAGTGTTTCAAAAATATGTGTATAATGAACTGTAGATCCCTAATTAAATGCAAGGAATCCAggtaaaatcgcaagaagcacatcttgcaaattttgaaatttcagttttatttttatgacaGATGTTGATTGAGTTGTGAGATCTTTATCCCCAAACCTATGTGAAGGGATAGAAAACActgtttttgataaaaaaaaatcacatgctTGTACCATCATTAATAACAAaagattattttcatttcatgcTTAAATCCTATTATTATCTACAAACCCCTTTTGGTAGCCTTTTAAATGCAAAAGATAATGCTGTTAAATTCATTGTGACATCATCACAgtgtaatatcaaaaatttatttgatgaCTGATGTCCACTGCATATTGAGATATTGAGATAAACGTGCTGAAATAAGATTGCCATGAACTCTTTGTTTCAGTCCACCAGTGGGGTACCTGCCTTATTGATCTACAAAGGGGGAGAACTGATAGGAAACTTTGTCCGACTTTCTGATGAACTCGGGGAGGATTTTTATGTCACTGATATAGAGGGCTTCCTACATGAGTAATTCTTAATTaatatcttacatgtacattctatGTTTTTCTGagttacttatttttcttaccTACTTCATGTATTTTGATGAAGGAGACtaaattatatttaacaatgatagaatttattaaatgatttttttgataTACCGGTaactttgtcaaaaaaaaaaaaagtttacaatatGAGCATTTTTTTATGCTGCATTTTCAAAGGCTCTTTCTTGAGTTAAAActtttcctatttcataaaattagtaaatTCACCTCACATTGATTATTAACGCAAAATACTTTACAAACATCTTGTTTATTTTGCAGACACAGCTTGCTTCCTCAGCCTGACTTAAACAGCAAAATTATTTACGATCGAATCACTGGGGAAAAGCGTGCTCCAACGGCTCAGGACGAGGACAGTGGTAGCGACTTTGATGTCGACTAACAGGCTCTCAAACATTATGACCAAATACATTATATCAATTTCTGCTCTCTGGATTGTGTTCAAACctttttctaatttttcaacaagaattattttcattgtaagttatttgtatttcatttaaaaaaaaatagtttaatttttctaataataTGGTTATCcatgtatttacatgtgtatAGGACATATGGCATTTACACTTTTTGAGtggttttcaaatattttgattttcgttaaaatgttatataccaTACTTGTTTTGCATATGCTTTGATTTCAATGAATTGacagcagtaaaaaaaaaaatatatcatttatttcatttttttcagcaGTGATAACTAATACACATAGATTGCAAGATGTTGGaagatattaaatattaaaaatgtgattgttatatgtttaaacacaaaatgaaattgattttcaaacaaactattgaattgatttgagttttattttttgtcaacatttttagaataacattaaatttgaatttattttcttaCGATTCATGCAACTCTCTTTTGATAACCTATTTATTGTTGTGTCTATTTTATAGGATTATTAGGGATATATATATGTAACTGTACACATATGTGCAatattttctaataaattttTTCCTTGCAAGTCTTAATGTGATTTTATTAAAGAGACACAAATACCAGTGAGATATAGACCCCTTCACAATAACTGTggtactgctctcttgcagggcaaaatgatatactttgccAAAATTTCAGTTGGTAGATAATAAAATGACGTAATTGAAACAATTGACGTTAggtcatatttcaccaaactttgtcattttgccctgcaaaagagcagtaatTTTACGCAGTTATCGTGAAGGggataattaaaaaatcaatagaagGTTCATAtggtaaaataattttattcaaatcctATTCACATGCTTGCTATTAATTATATacccttttgttttctttgttttccttttcatgcatgaagttaattttttttaattcataggAAAATTATTTAGGTAGCACCGGGAATCGTAAAATTACcctgaaagttttaaaattatttctacTTTCGTTTTTATTTCGCGCATGCGTTAATTGGTTGCACCGGAAATGGATTGTATCGAAACGTAAACAACAGtaacatttgaaatttattgATATCTGCACACTTTTAAACCAAGCCTGTGAATATATTGAAATGCCTGTGCATTTTAAGGTAGGACTCCCAAGTTAAATTTTATACAGCTTATCATTTCCGATTAAATGACTTATTGTGCACGGTCCGTGCACCTCTGCAAATCTTGCAATCAATATCAAAGTCAGCGTTTTGTTGTGCCAGTTATTTACACCTtgaattgttttgtttgaataaatatcTGAAAAGATAAGTAGGAAATTAATTAAATGGAGGGCGCCCTATTAATGATGTTATCGTGGGCCTTTAAAAGTGTTATCTTTCTCTCTACTTCATCGGACTCGACAGGCATACAACAAGTTCAGACACATTCATGATAGGCGgcaatcaaaattattttaatgcaaacTTCAGATAATTAAACTGTGCTGGATATAAAGAAATTTTCGCAAGATGCAGATTAAGAAATTGAATATTTCTGtaagttttgttatttttgttggaTTGGGCAataatttgtttgtaaatatgCCTTAATATGTTCTCTCAAACATGCTTAGACTACACATTATGAATAGAGACCTGGGATTTAATCCATTGTTCTAATCTCAGATTAGTAACCGCtattgttattttgttataggaaagttgcttattttttaaatgctatatcAGGGTTTTATGAAAGCATTTATGATTGATCACTTGATGATAactaaaaatgcaatttatgtGATACCTATCACTAGATCactatcaataaaaaaaattcatgtaagaaaaaaattaaaagcaagtAAAAGATAACAACAGTACAAAAATTTGCAATGAAGTAAAGTATCATATACTTTTTGCACCAGGGTAAATCTGAGTACGACAGGAATTATAAATGGCTGGACTCGTTCAAGAGTAAAAGCTTCAATCCCACAATCGAGCAGATAGCTCCCCCAGCAGGCTGTGAATCAATAGAACTGGGTACATATCAGTGGTCTATGTCTGTAGTAGGAGACGCTTGATGCTGAATGTATGCTTgctgtatttacatgtatatttttctatGCTTGctgatatattttactttttctcacattattttgttttcatttcatgaCTCATATCAATTTAGCAAATTATGAATTGATACAAAATCATGCTGCATTTTTAGCCACAAAAAACAAGCATGTGATGTGATGGAATTATTTGATAAAGTAAACATTAGAGCTGCAAAATATCTGTGTTCtgaaattaagatttttaacagTACCAGTtagaatttaagaaaaagaacTAGCCTGCTTTTgtataaatatcataatgatttAACACAAGACTCAATTACAGAAGCTTGTACCGtatataacatcacatttaTTGGTTCTTAGAGATTGTGTTGTGTCAGGGTATCACTGTGTAGGGAAGTCcgtcattttattcattttgcatGCTAGTAGAGGAATGTTACTTGTGCATTGTAGACAGAGTATAAGCAGAATTATCTGCCTGTACAATCCAGGAAGAGTGCTAGTTTCCACCCCCTGCCCGAGCAAGCAGCAGACCCTGCGGGGAGAGAGTCCACCAAGACAGGTAAAACATCCTCTAAGACAGGTATACTATCCACCAAGACAGGTAAAACATCCACTAACACAGGTATACCATCCACCAAGACAGGTAAAACATCCACTAAGACAGGTATAGCATCCACTAATACAGGTATAACATCCACTAAGACAGGTATACCATCCACCAAGACAGGTAAAACATCCACTAAGACAGGTATAGCATCCACTAATACAGGTATAACATCCACTAACACAGGTATACCATCCACCAAGACAGGTAAAACATCCACTAACACAGGTATACCATCCACCAAGACAGGTAAAACATCCACTAAGACATGTATATCATCCACCAAGACAGGTAAAACATCCACTAACACAGGTATACCATCCACCAAGACAGGTAAAACATCCAGTAACACTGGTATACCATCCACCAAGACAGGTAAAACATCCACCAAAACAGGTAATACATTCACTAACACTGGTATAGCATCCACCAAATCAGGTAATGCATCCTCAAGACAGGTGAAGCATCCACTAAGGCAGGTGTAACATCCaccaaaacatatataacatccATCAAGACAGGTATAGCATCTACTAAGACAGGTATAGCATCCACCAAGACAGGTACTATATACAGGGTTGTTTTCACCcatgtgattttttaaagtttttctgcaattgcaaacagtttcgccccatcttgaattctcctgtgttaaaagagagataatttgagacaatTGAATTCACCCAGTCTAAAGCTTGCCCACTGACAGCAAAGacaaaaggggcaaaaatacACTTGGgggaatatttccctgtatacagtatatcatCCATTAAGACAGGTATAACATCCAGCAAAACAGATATAGTGTTcaccaaaatcatgaaaataggTACAGCATCCACCACGACAGGTAAAAAACCCATTAAGACAGGTACAGCATCCACTGGCTCACTGTGAAGGGTAACTGCAGGTGTCATTGGATATTATGGAATCaacagatgatttttttttcctgaaagTGGATGGGGTATACAGTTTTGAACTTTAAGGCTACCCTTATTCATGAATTATGTCCTTGTGATTATTGATATACAAATGTACTATTGTCTGTATAGTAAATGATTTGTTTCTAAAATTATCTATCCATGAATTATCTATGATTAATTTAGTGTTTATTTGGACATATACCGGTAATCCGCTAGAATTTGCAATGATGTTGATTCCACATTAGccaataaaatcattttgtttcagGGCTTTGTTTTCATATAGAGAGCTTCATACATTGTACCAGTGCATTGCAAAAACTATTTATGCAGCACGTATAGagaatttatatcattaatattaatattgcaGTAACTTTGTATGGTTTATGTTTACCTGTAAAATATGTTCCAGTGTATTAAGTGCATGTGATGTCCTGTATAGTACcaatatgcatgtataacatatgatattatatatatctttaaagtgaatacaaaaaatgaatatcatgaATACTATATTTGAAGTTTACACTAAggtattttttacatttcatgcCCAGTCAAAATGAGTACCATAATATGCTCTACAAAAACATCTTTTTAAGATTCTAAATGTTTCcttctctctctatctctatctctctctctctctctcaaataaaatttgcacttctgaattattatatttaaagcatCATAATTATGCATTGTGTGGTTGCAgaatgtgtgaaaaaaaaaataaacaataaaaaaagaaagaaagaagctTTTAAATGTTGACTTACTGTAATTAATCAATCCAAAACAGGAACAGTGATGGAGCCCCCACTACAGAGGAAGAAGCGCTGTACTGG
This genomic window from Crassostrea angulata isolate pt1a10 chromosome 8, ASM2561291v2, whole genome shotgun sequence contains:
- the LOC128159836 gene encoding phosducin-like protein — translated: MALSLDDRILGEKVDNYCSSDEGEQEEEDKPQREMEPKASSIPEPQLKDYNKFSTNTGPKGVINDWREFKRLETERRAEQEKEKQALAKKLSMTCRSHLDDEREKENDDKLLQELESFEDEFLKEYRQKRIEEMRIALQNVPKFGRVVELSSSNFVDEIDKEKPQVTIIIHLYENNVEACEAMNGCLSCLAQEYPTVKFCKIRASDTSLSHKFSTSGVPALLIYKGGELIGNFVRLSDELGEDFYVTDIEGFLHEHSLLPQPDLNSKIIYDRITGEKRAPTAQDEDSGSDFDVD